One Novosphingobium sp. EMRT-2 DNA segment encodes these proteins:
- a CDS encoding TetR/AcrR family transcriptional regulator, which translates to MATVEKVSGAEAGRRPRADAARNRARLLDAAKAVFAAKGADASLEAIARAAGVGIGTLYRHFPTRDALIEAVYRNETDQLGEAARRLAAELPPLPALRAWMLAFVDYMATKQGMTDLLNAMPAGPGQLYAASGAVMREAMVALIGRAVAAGEMRFDGDPFDLLRALGGVAGLGRDDDGGPAARAMVDILIAGLRAP; encoded by the coding sequence GTGGCGACGGTCGAAAAAGTTTCCGGTGCCGAAGCCGGCCGGCGGCCCCGTGCCGATGCGGCCCGCAACCGTGCGCGGTTGCTCGATGCGGCCAAGGCGGTCTTCGCGGCGAAGGGCGCCGATGCGAGCCTGGAGGCGATCGCGCGCGCGGCCGGCGTGGGAATCGGCACGCTGTACCGCCATTTCCCCACCCGCGATGCGTTGATCGAGGCGGTCTATCGCAACGAGACCGACCAGCTTGGCGAAGCGGCGCGGCGCTTGGCCGCCGAACTGCCACCGCTGCCGGCGCTGCGCGCGTGGATGCTGGCCTTCGTGGACTACATGGCGACCAAGCAGGGCATGACCGACCTGCTCAACGCGATGCCGGCCGGCCCGGGCCAGCTCTATGCGGCATCGGGCGCCGTGATGCGCGAGGCGATGGTCGCGCTGATCGGTCGCGCGGTGGCTGCGGGCGAGATGCGGTTCGATGGCGATCCGTTCGACCTGCTGCGCGCGCTGGGCGGCGTGGCCGGCCTTGGCCGTGATGACGATGGCGGCCCGGCGGCGCGCGCGATGGTCGACATCCTGATTGCCGGCCTGCGCGCGCCTTAG
- the pyk gene encoding pyruvate kinase, protein MAKHDPRGRKVKILATVGPASRAPEMLEKLFRAGADAFRVNMSHGDHATHAETIASIRALEKKVNRPITILCDLQGPKLRVGTFREGRAVIRHSGHFTLDRNPEPGDETRVCLPHPELFGILEKGQRLLIDDGKLRLRVIRADKDAILCSAEVGGVISDRKGVNVPDAVVPVPALTDKDRRDLAFAVEHGADWIALSFVQRPEDVAEARRLMGGYGSLMAKIEKPAAISRLEEIIELSDGIMVARGDLGVELNPEEVPPLQKRIVEFARRQGKPVVVATQMLESMIETPTPTRAEVSDVANAVYDGADAVMLSAETAAGAWPEEAVTIMHRIAAQVEADRGYAARVHFIETLPDPTTADALSQACASIADTLPISGIIVFTGSGSTARRVARERPAVPMLVLTPSVKTARKLGLLWGAHAVTTRDIGSFEEMIAKGKRMALRHGFGTAGARLVTLAGVPFGTPGATNLLHVVTLAGDELTRHGEQPDT, encoded by the coding sequence GTGGCGAAACATGATCCCCGGGGCCGCAAGGTGAAGATTCTGGCGACGGTAGGCCCGGCCAGCCGCGCGCCCGAGATGCTCGAAAAGCTGTTCCGTGCCGGCGCCGACGCCTTCCGCGTCAACATGAGCCATGGCGATCACGCCACCCACGCCGAAACGATCGCCTCGATCCGCGCGCTGGAAAAGAAGGTCAACCGGCCGATCACGATCCTGTGCGACCTGCAGGGGCCGAAGCTGCGCGTGGGCACGTTCCGCGAAGGCCGCGCGGTGATCCGCCATTCGGGCCACTTCACGCTGGACCGCAATCCCGAACCGGGCGACGAGACGCGCGTCTGCCTGCCGCATCCCGAACTGTTCGGCATCCTCGAAAAAGGCCAGCGCCTGCTGATCGACGACGGCAAGCTGAGGTTGCGCGTGATCCGCGCGGACAAGGACGCGATCCTGTGTTCGGCCGAGGTCGGCGGGGTGATTTCCGACCGCAAGGGCGTGAACGTACCCGATGCGGTGGTGCCGGTGCCGGCGCTGACCGACAAGGACCGCCGCGATCTGGCCTTCGCGGTGGAGCATGGCGCGGACTGGATCGCGCTGTCGTTCGTGCAGCGGCCCGAGGACGTGGCCGAGGCGCGTCGCCTGATGGGCGGATACGGTTCGCTGATGGCCAAGATCGAGAAGCCGGCGGCGATTTCGCGGCTGGAGGAGATCATCGAACTCTCCGACGGCATCATGGTGGCGCGCGGCGATCTGGGCGTGGAGCTGAACCCCGAGGAAGTGCCGCCGCTGCAGAAGCGCATCGTCGAATTCGCGCGGCGGCAGGGCAAGCCGGTGGTTGTCGCCACGCAGATGCTCGAATCGATGATCGAAACCCCGACGCCGACGCGCGCCGAAGTTTCCGACGTGGCCAACGCGGTCTATGACGGCGCGGACGCGGTGATGCTTTCGGCCGAAACCGCCGCCGGCGCCTGGCCGGAGGAAGCGGTGACGATCATGCACCGCATCGCCGCGCAAGTGGAAGCCGATCGCGGCTATGCCGCGCGCGTCCATTTCATCGAGACCCTGCCCGATCCGACGACGGCAGACGCCCTGTCGCAAGCCTGCGCCAGCATTGCCGATACGCTGCCGATCTCGGGCATCATCGTGTTCACCGGATCCGGATCGACCGCGCGCCGCGTCGCGCGCGAGCGGCCGGCGGTGCCGATGCTGGTGCTGACGCCGTCGGTAAAGACCGCGCGCAAGCTGGGCCTGCTGTGGGGCGCGCACGCCGTGACCACGCGCGACATCGGCAGCTTCGAGGAGATGATCGCCAAGGGCAAGCGCATGGCGCTGCGCCACGGCTTCGGCACGGCCGGTGCCAGGCTGGTGACGCTGGCCGGCGTTCCCTTCGGCACGCCGGGCGCGACCAACCTGCTGCACGTGGTCACGCTGGCAGGCGACGAACTGACGCGGCACGGCGAGCAGCCCGACACCTGA
- a CDS encoding DUF2312 domain-containing protein codes for MAEAADDRLRLLIERIERLEEEKKGIGDDIKDVYNEAKAVGYDAKIMRQIVRLRKMKPDDRREMEMVLETYKTALGLG; via the coding sequence ATGGCCGAAGCCGCCGATGATCGCCTGCGCCTCCTGATCGAGCGCATCGAACGCCTTGAAGAAGAAAAGAAGGGCATCGGCGACGACATCAAGGATGTCTACAACGAAGCCAAGGCCGTGGGCTACGACGCCAAGATCATGCGCCAGATCGTACGCCTGCGGAAGATGAAGCCCGACGACCGCCGCGAGATGGAAATGGTTCTCGAAACCTACAAGACCGCGCTGGGCCTGGGCTGA
- a CDS encoding glycosyltransferase family 1 protein, protein MVDSPDTASLPATTQGLRVALFSGNYNYVRDGANQALNRLVGYLQRQGAQVRVYAPKVANPAFPSKGKLVGVPSIAIPGRAEYRLPVALSPRVRRDLAAFAPHVVHVSSPDIAGHRAVSWARRHRLPILASVHTRFETYPRYYNMAFLEPVLEAVLRRFYRRCDALVAPSESMAQVLRAQRMNYDIDIWSRGVDRDVFHPGARDTAWRQSLGIADDEVVIGFLGRLVMEKGLDVFSDSIDQLARRGVAHRVMVVGEGPAHDWFTERLPQAVFTGFQGGADLGRAVASMDVLFNPSVTETFGNVTLEAMACGVPVVAAAATGSQSLVDDGVSGRLITPGAVRQFAEALRAYVEDPALRARHGAAGEARSLEFSWDRINQAVADTYLRLIRQKGKTKRR, encoded by the coding sequence ATGGTCGACTCCCCCGATACCGCTTCCTTGCCCGCCACCACCCAGGGGCTGCGCGTGGCGCTGTTCAGCGGCAACTACAACTACGTTCGCGATGGCGCCAACCAGGCGCTGAACCGGCTGGTCGGTTACCTCCAGCGCCAGGGCGCGCAAGTGCGGGTCTATGCGCCCAAGGTGGCCAACCCTGCGTTTCCGTCCAAGGGCAAGCTGGTGGGCGTTCCCTCGATCGCCATTCCCGGCCGCGCCGAATACCGCCTGCCGGTGGCGCTCAGCCCGCGCGTGCGGCGCGATCTGGCGGCCTTCGCGCCGCATGTGGTCCACGTTTCCTCGCCCGACATCGCCGGCCACCGCGCGGTCAGCTGGGCGCGCCGGCACCGCCTGCCGATCCTCGCCTCGGTCCACACCCGGTTCGAGACCTACCCCCGCTATTACAACATGGCGTTTCTGGAGCCGGTGCTCGAAGCCGTGCTGCGCCGTTTCTATCGCCGTTGCGATGCGCTGGTCGCGCCGTCCGAATCGATGGCGCAAGTGCTGCGCGCGCAGCGCATGAACTACGACATCGACATCTGGTCGCGCGGGGTGGACCGCGATGTCTTCCATCCCGGCGCGCGCGACACGGCCTGGCGGCAAAGCCTGGGCATTGCCGATGACGAGGTGGTGATCGGCTTTCTGGGCCGTCTGGTCATGGAAAAGGGGCTGGACGTCTTTTCGGATTCGATCGACCAGCTCGCCCGGCGCGGCGTGGCGCACCGGGTGATGGTGGTGGGAGAAGGCCCGGCGCACGACTGGTTCACCGAACGGTTGCCGCAAGCAGTGTTCACCGGCTTCCAGGGCGGCGCGGACCTTGGCCGCGCGGTCGCCAGCATGGACGTGCTGTTCAACCCGTCCGTCACCGAGACGTTCGGCAACGTCACGCTGGAGGCGATGGCCTGCGGCGTGCCGGTGGTCGCGGCGGCGGCCACGGGCAGCCAGAGCCTGGTCGACGACGGCGTTTCCGGCCGGCTGATCACCCCCGGCGCGGTGCGCCAGTTCGCCGAGGCCCTGCGCGCCTATGTCGAGGACCCGGCCCTGCGCGCGCGCCACGGCGCGGCGGGTGAGGCGCGCAGCCTGGAATTCAGCTGGGACCGCATCAACCAGGCGGTGGCCGATACCTACCTGCGATTGATCCGGCAGAAGGGCAAGACGAAGCGGCGGTAG
- a CDS encoding DUF1244 domain-containing protein, producing MDTNATPGAGDTPADALDTLPDAVAAAAFRRLVRHLRHRHDAQNIDLMGLAGFCRNCLADWINEAGAGLDKTAAREAIHGLPAAEWKARFQTEATPEQLARMEESMKKNAGH from the coding sequence ATGGATACGAATGCGACACCCGGTGCCGGCGATACCCCCGCCGACGCGCTCGATACCCTGCCCGATGCGGTGGCCGCCGCCGCGTTCCGCCGCCTGGTGCGCCATCTGCGCCACCGCCACGATGCGCAGAACATCGATCTGATGGGCCTGGCGGGCTTCTGCCGCAACTGCCTGGCCGACTGGATCAACGAAGCCGGCGCCGGGCTGGACAAGACCGCCGCGCGCGAAGCGATCCACGGCCTGCCCGCCGCCGAATGGAAGGCCCGCTTCCAGACCGAGGCGACGCCCGAACAGCTGGCGCGCATGGAGGAAAGCATGAAGAAGAACGCCGGACACTGA
- a CDS encoding SDR family NAD(P)-dependent oxidoreductase, giving the protein MPQTFGATSTTDDVLAGVDLSGKRVLVTGVSAGLGVETARALAAHGAQVVGAARDLAKAEAATAVVREQAARGGGLDLIELDLASLASVRAAADALVADGRPFDLVIANAGVMATPFGKTADGFETQFGTNHLGHFVFVNRIAGLIAPGGRFVAVASSGHRFSDVDLDDPNFDRTPYTPFEAYGRSKTANILFAVEFDRRHRERGVRATALHPGGINTELGRHMGQDALDALVEQINADLATEGKPPFAWKTIPQGAATSVWAGVVASADEVGGRYCENCHVSEVTDGLISPVSEGVRSYALDPDNARALWAKSEEMVGERF; this is encoded by the coding sequence ATGCCCCAGACCTTCGGAGCAACCTCCACCACCGATGACGTGCTTGCCGGTGTCGATCTTTCCGGCAAGCGCGTGCTGGTCACCGGCGTATCCGCCGGCCTCGGCGTCGAAACCGCGCGCGCGCTGGCCGCGCACGGTGCGCAGGTCGTCGGCGCCGCGCGCGATCTCGCCAAGGCGGAAGCCGCAACCGCCGTGGTGCGCGAACAGGCGGCCCGCGGTGGCGGACTCGACCTGATCGAGCTCGATCTGGCCTCGCTCGCCAGCGTCCGCGCGGCCGCCGACGCGCTCGTTGCCGATGGGCGGCCGTTCGACCTCGTCATCGCCAACGCCGGCGTCATGGCCACGCCGTTCGGCAAGACGGCGGATGGCTTCGAGACCCAGTTCGGCACCAACCACCTCGGCCATTTCGTCTTCGTCAACCGCATCGCCGGGCTGATCGCGCCGGGTGGCCGGTTCGTCGCTGTCGCCTCGTCCGGCCACCGCTTCTCCGACGTCGATCTGGACGATCCCAACTTCGATCGCACGCCCTATACGCCGTTCGAAGCCTATGGCCGCTCGAAGACCGCGAACATCCTGTTCGCCGTGGAATTCGACCGCCGCCACCGGGAGCGCGGCGTGCGCGCCACCGCGCTGCATCCGGGCGGCATCAACACCGAACTGGGCCGCCACATGGGCCAGGACGCGCTTGACGCGCTGGTGGAGCAGATCAACGCGGATCTGGCGACGGAAGGAAAGCCCCCGTTCGCTTGGAAGACCATTCCGCAGGGCGCGGCAACCTCGGTCTGGGCCGGCGTGGTCGCCAGTGCGGACGAGGTGGGCGGCCGCTATTGCGAGAACTGCCACGTTTCCGAAGTGACCGACGGCCTTATCAGCCCGGTGTCCGAAGGCGTGCGTTCCTACGCGCTCGATCCGGACAACGCCCGCGCGCTCTGGGCGAAGAGCGAGGAAATGGTCGGCGAACGGTTCTGA
- a CDS encoding inorganic phosphate transporter, producing MSGAASGVGGSKPAGRPDLDRGLGRVGMIAFVGAIAAAVAYVAWSIYSDAAASGVQPTTYLPFVLLFVALLIALGFEFVNGFHDTANAVATVIYTNAMPAHAAVVWSGFFNFLGVLVSSGAVAFGIVSLLPVELILKVGSNAGFAMVFALLIAAIVWNLATWWFGLPSSSSHTLIGSIIGVGVANALLHGKSGTSGVDWGKATEIGQALLLSPLIGFGVAALLLLAMKVLVRNRALYAEPKDGVPPPWWIRGLLIFTCTGVSFAHGSNDGQKGMGLIMLILIGTVPTAYALNRAVPDRYMAEFHANTVAAAGVLGAPAAAGTTPAQARATITHYIADRKFTPATLPALGVLIRDVDVQVSEYGSLAKVPAAAVGNIRNDMYLASEAIRWLGKDKKAALPEASTKALAAYKGSLDAGTRFIPTWVKVAVALALGLGTMVGWKRIVVTVGEKIGKSHLTYAQGASAELVAMGTIAGADMLGLPVSTTHVLSSGVAGTMAANRSGLQMGTIRNLLMAWVLTLPASILLSGGLYLLFHALVA from the coding sequence ATGTCCGGCGCCGCTTCCGGCGTCGGCGGTTCCAAGCCGGCCGGGCGGCCCGATCTTGACCGCGGCCTGGGCCGGGTGGGGATGATCGCCTTCGTCGGCGCGATCGCTGCGGCCGTCGCCTATGTCGCCTGGAGCATCTATTCCGACGCCGCGGCCTCGGGCGTGCAGCCGACGACCTACCTGCCGTTCGTGCTGCTGTTCGTGGCCCTGCTGATCGCGCTGGGCTTCGAGTTCGTGAACGGCTTCCACGATACCGCGAACGCGGTGGCGACGGTGATCTACACCAACGCCATGCCCGCGCACGCCGCGGTGGTATGGTCGGGCTTCTTCAATTTCCTGGGCGTGCTGGTCTCTTCGGGGGCGGTCGCCTTCGGCATCGTTTCGCTGCTGCCGGTGGAACTGATCCTCAAGGTGGGGTCCAACGCCGGTTTCGCGATGGTATTCGCGCTGCTGATCGCGGCGATCGTGTGGAACCTCGCGACCTGGTGGTTCGGCCTGCCTTCGTCCAGTTCGCACACGCTGATCGGCTCGATCATCGGCGTCGGCGTCGCCAACGCGCTGCTGCATGGCAAGAGCGGCACCTCGGGCGTGGACTGGGGCAAGGCGACCGAGATCGGCCAGGCGCTGCTGCTGTCTCCGCTGATCGGCTTCGGCGTGGCCGCGCTGCTGCTGCTGGCGATGAAAGTGCTGGTGCGCAACCGCGCGCTCTATGCCGAGCCGAAGGACGGCGTGCCGCCGCCGTGGTGGATTCGCGGGCTGCTGATCTTCACCTGCACCGGCGTCAGCTTCGCCCACGGGTCGAACGACGGGCAGAAGGGCATGGGCCTGATCATGCTGATCCTGATCGGCACGGTGCCCACCGCCTATGCGCTCAACCGCGCGGTGCCCGATCGCTACATGGCCGAATTCCATGCCAATACCGTGGCCGCCGCCGGCGTGCTGGGCGCCCCTGCCGCCGCTGGCACGACGCCCGCACAGGCGCGCGCGACGATCACGCACTACATTGCCGACCGCAAGTTCACGCCCGCCACGCTGCCGGCGCTGGGCGTGCTTATCCGCGATGTCGATGTGCAGGTCAGCGAATACGGCTCGCTGGCCAAGGTGCCGGCCGCCGCCGTGGGCAACATCCGCAACGACATGTACCTTGCTTCCGAGGCGATCCGCTGGCTGGGCAAGGACAAGAAGGCCGCGCTGCCCGAAGCGAGCACGAAGGCGCTCGCCGCCTACAAGGGGTCGCTCGACGCCGGCACGCGCTTCATTCCCACCTGGGTGAAAGTGGCCGTGGCGCTGGCGCTCGGGCTGGGCACCATGGTCGGCTGGAAGCGCATCGTGGTGACGGTGGGCGAAAAGATCGGCAAGTCGCACCTGACTTATGCGCAGGGCGCCTCGGCCGAACTCGTGGCCATGGGCACGATCGCCGGCGCGGACATGCTGGGCCTGCCGGTTTCGACCACGCACGTCCTTTCCTCCGGCGTGGCGGGCACGATGGCGGCCAACCGCTCGGGCCTGCAGATGGGCACGATCCGCAACCTGCTGATGGCCTGGGTACTGACGCTGCCGGCCTCGATCCTGCTCTCGGGCGGGCTTTACCTGCTGTTCCACGCGCTCGTCGCATAG
- a CDS encoding DUF3147 family protein — MGALIAKALISGVLIALISEIGKKLPATAALVASLPLVSVLGMILLWRERPDAENLAVHAGATFWYVLPSLPMFLLMPVLLRAGVSFWLALACGCALTVALYLLMMHVGPRLGLRL; from the coding sequence ATGGGCGCGCTGATCGCCAAGGCGCTGATTTCGGGCGTGCTGATCGCGCTGATTTCCGAGATCGGCAAGAAGCTGCCTGCCACCGCCGCGCTGGTCGCCTCGCTGCCTCTGGTATCGGTGCTGGGCATGATCCTGCTCTGGCGGGAACGGCCCGATGCGGAGAACCTGGCGGTCCACGCCGGTGCGACCTTCTGGTACGTGTTGCCCTCGCTGCCGATGTTCCTGCTGATGCCGGTGCTGCTGCGCGCGGGCGTGTCGTTCTGGCTGGCGCTCGCCTGCGGTTGCGCGCTCACGGTCGCGCTCTATCTGCTGATGATGCACGTGGGGCCGCGGCTCGGCCTCAGGCTGTGA
- a CDS encoding YebC/PmpR family DNA-binding transcriptional regulator: MAGHSKFKNIMHRKGAQDKKRSAQFSKLSREITVAAKMGMPDPDMNPRLRAAVNAAKAQSMPKDNIQRAIDKASKGDAENYEEIRYEGYGPGGVALIVEALTDNRNRTATNVRTAFAKNGGNLGASGAVSHGFERLGLIEYPGKAGDEEKVLEAAIEAGADDVESDEESHSIWVAVENLHEVARELEKTLGEAEGVKLAWRPNLKTEVSADDAATLLKLIDVLDDDDDVQTVWGNYEIPDEVMEKLG, from the coding sequence ATGGCAGGCCATTCCAAATTCAAGAACATCATGCACCGCAAGGGCGCGCAGGACAAGAAGCGCTCTGCCCAGTTCTCCAAGCTCAGCCGCGAAATCACCGTCGCGGCCAAGATGGGCATGCCCGATCCAGACATGAACCCGCGCCTGCGCGCCGCGGTCAACGCCGCCAAGGCGCAGTCGATGCCCAAGGACAACATCCAGCGCGCGATCGACAAGGCCAGCAAGGGCGATGCCGAGAACTACGAGGAAATCCGCTATGAAGGCTACGGCCCCGGCGGCGTCGCGCTGATCGTCGAGGCGCTGACCGACAACCGCAACCGCACCGCCACCAACGTCCGCACCGCCTTCGCCAAGAACGGCGGCAATCTGGGCGCCAGCGGCGCGGTCAGCCACGGCTTCGAACGGCTCGGCCTGATCGAATACCCCGGCAAGGCGGGTGACGAGGAGAAGGTCCTCGAAGCCGCGATCGAGGCCGGCGCGGACGATGTCGAGAGCGACGAGGAATCGCATTCGATCTGGGTGGCGGTGGAAAACCTCCACGAAGTCGCGCGCGAGCTGGAAAAGACGCTGGGCGAAGCCGAGGGCGTGAAGCTGGCCTGGCGGCCCAACCTCAAGACCGAGGTTTCGGCCGACGACGCCGCCACGCTGCTCAAGCTGATCGACGTGCTCGACGACGACGACGACGTGCAGACCGTCTGGGGCAACTACGAGATCCCCGACGAAGTCATGGAAAAGCTTGGGTGA
- the ruvC gene encoding crossover junction endodeoxyribonuclease RuvC, whose product MIILGIDPGLTCTGWGVVAKAGSRLSHIANGQIRTDAKASMAERLVELDAALTDVILAHRPDTGAVEEVFVNVNPQSTLKLGQARGVAMLSVARAGIPVAEYPTKVIKKALVGTGGAEKQQVQAMLKVLLPGVKLAGEDAADALAVAITHANMLGSHR is encoded by the coding sequence ATGATCATCCTCGGCATCGATCCCGGCCTCACCTGCACCGGCTGGGGCGTGGTGGCCAAGGCGGGCAGCCGCCTGAGCCACATCGCCAACGGCCAGATCCGCACCGACGCCAAGGCCAGCATGGCCGAACGGCTGGTAGAGCTGGACGCCGCGCTGACCGACGTGATCCTGGCCCACCGCCCCGATACCGGCGCGGTCGAGGAAGTCTTCGTCAACGTGAACCCGCAATCGACGCTCAAGCTGGGACAGGCGCGCGGCGTCGCCATGCTCTCGGTGGCGCGCGCGGGCATTCCGGTGGCGGAATACCCCACCAAGGTCATCAAAAAGGCGCTGGTCGGCACCGGCGGCGCGGAAAAGCAGCAGGTTCAGGCCATGCTGAAAGTGCTGCTCCCCGGCGTGAAGCTGGCCGGCGAGGACGCGGCGGACGCGCTGGCCGTGGCGATCACCCACGCCAACATGCTGGGGAGCCACCGGTAA